The sequence CTAATTAATCCTCTATGAAAAATAACCTCAGCTTTCTATCATCTTATTTCTGGAATGATCAGAATTAGAGTATGAAAAAGGCGAAACCCAAGCCTTTAGAAGAAATACTCACATACAAAAATAGGCTTATTTTCTAAAGAGCAAGGCTGTGTAATGGTGAATAGTAGAATATAGCTTGCATTTGTAGGAGAAAATAACCcacttgtttcattttatcacacacagagctgtgcaAGTAAGATGTGcacattcaaaggaaaaattcatACTGTTCACTTTCACAACAATGGCCTTGATTTTGCCCTCTTTCAGATAAGTGAAATTCTTCTGCTGTAAGAGTGGGGAACCAGCTTTCCATTATCTGCACATGGACTACCCTGACTGCCGATCAACCACGCTCCAGGTACAGAGATACTCACGCTGGCTCTACCTAATCAATCTGAAGCAGTAACCACATTCATACAAGTTTGTGCTTTAAAGAGTTATTGTCTCAGAACAGAGCTATCTCAGTGATCTCTGTACTCCCCACACAACGGTATTACGAACCGTTTGCTTTTCCACTGTATTGTCACTGTATATTCTCTCGGCCTCATTAACAGAGTTGTCTGTATTTTCCACGGTTCGTTGTACTGACATTCTTAATACAGTCCTTTaccttggaaaaaagaaagagctgtttCTAATGTATAAAGATATACATGAAAGCAGGATCAGACGTTTTACTTTAGCACCTAAAACATACCCATATTCAGTTACCTCATTGCCATAACAATAACAGAGGCTATGTAAGATCAAGTGTCCTCTTGCTTTCAGCGGTCACAGTCTGCCATCCAGATTTGGTGCTGTAGTTAGTACCAGATAGTGGATTTTGCCTCTTTAAAATCCCAAAGACACTGCAGATGCTTGCAGTCTGACTCCTTCGCTACCACTGAACAGCCATAACACAGACAGAACACACAAGtacagtatttataaaatactgttaACAAGACTTGTATTTCTGGAGAGAACTTCTTGAAGTACACAGGGAACTGACCATACATTACAACAATGCAAATGTGACAAactgtttgcttattttctctagccacaggaaaataaatacaaaaagcacCGCTTTTCCATACGTAGTTCACTGTGGCACATGCACCTCTACCAAGCATTCTGGAATAGGAAGTCAGAATTCCTCGTTCTTACCATTTTCAGCTGTTGCCCAAGAAATACAGCACATAActttctgcaattaaaaaaagtgcTCATTCTGTGTATTAAATACAAagtacacaaaataaatttttgaagCACAGAGGGTTATACTGAGAAGGCAGCCTGAAAATGTAGGCACGTTACAGTAATTAAGGTAACTGTACTGGGGTAATCACATTCTTGAATTTCGAGGTGGACTAAACAAGCATTGTATGCTTTCATCCCAGCCAGCTGATAAATCATTCGGAGCAGAAGCGCTTCTGTTCATAGCATCATGGAATTGGCCTAGAagtacaaaatgaaaacattaagtTTTTGAAACGCTCCATAATACGAACAGCGTTGtcagaaagcaagctgtatAATTTTCTAATTGAAGTTAAAAGCTCACAACAACATACCAAAACCAAGTATTTCCTTCCTAACTCAAATCCCATGACTGATTCCCTGTGCCCTCTACCATCCAAAGCAGCTACAAGGTCCCCACCACAGGAGAGCTTCTTGAACagagctgaggagcagcagccagggaaggaAAGCCGTTCCTCAGGTGCTCTGGTAGAGTACTTCCAATGAGATTCTCCACAGGTGACTAACTTACTCACTGGTCAGGGAAACTACAGTTTTTTTGCTCGAGACTTGGCAAAAGAGGAGGTAAATTATAGCCCGCACCAAGCAATTCACAGTCCacacaaaactgttttaaactTCCATACCTAAAATGAAGGTGTGTAAAAATtgttaagagaaaaaacaaaaggaaccATTTAGTTATCCATCACCTCATATGCTGAGCCACTTGCATAACCAAGTACTTCACAGAAACCCCCTGAATTTTCAAGAAAGCACTATTTGTTCCAGATAAAGCAAAGGCCAAtttgagttttaaaattatgtgtagAACGTTCACATTTTTTTACAcgcttttttaatattttaaaatcaacaaagATGGAAAATTCATCAGACCTGGCCTTTTAACGGCAAGTTGGGTCAAATCATTATGTCCTAGGTCAGAACCACACAATTTATTTACAATAAAGTGTAACACGAAAGCAAGTAATGAACATCAGGCACAGGCACATGAAAGTTAGGTAATACAGTTCttaattacacattttaatatgttttatggaggcaggaaaaaaaaatcacaaatttaAATCCTGTTTGGACATGATGCAGAACTGTGGGAATCTGAAGCCCTTTTGACTTTAATGAATATTTAGGGTCCATTCTCTCTCATCTGCTTATTCCTCTCTACTGTCTGCTCCTGTTGTCCTTCCTCTTCACTTTTGCCTGCCCCTCAGCTCATACGACCCTTTGCtaatattcacatttttcaaatgtgcaGGCTCCAGAATATAGCTTTTTGAAACGCTGcattgtttcaaatattttaatttaaccAAAATATGAACCTGAAGGAAACATCTTAAGAGTCCTGCATAGTATTCTAATGCTCTGCAATTCACGAGAGACCTCAGCTACATCTAGAGAGATGCATCCCATTATAGTGAAATTCACTTCCAGGACATTTCGGGAAAAAAACCATCTATGTGTTTCTGACAGCTGAAAACCTCCCGTCTGTGGGTTCTACACCACATGCAATTGTCCTAGAAACTGCACCTGCAGTCTTTAACGTCTTGCAGCAGAACTGAGTCAGCTAGCAAGAACATTCTTGTTCTAAGGAGCAGCACACTGATCTgtcaaaaaagcagcatttacacaaacaaaaaatgttttcaaaaataagcaAGAAGGGATATGCATACATTTCCTTAAGATGCCGCTTCTCTGAAACTCAAATAGAAAACATATTAATTATTAACACATTCCCAATACCCTAAAAAAGATAAACCTCAtcagaaagagggagaaaaatagtTCTATTTCAGCTGACTCACTGACAGCTCAGGTCTGGAAAAAACTACATAAAACtcctttttcagcttaaaattcAGTATGGGAGAGAAAATGACCAAACTAAATGAGCTCCACTGATTAGGAACTACAGAATGGTCAGAAAATTGGTATGATAACATAGATTCTAATTTTGCTCTAAGGAATGCCATCTCTTTTATAGGAGGGTTGCCCtctcagtaacaaaaatataaaatcaaagctttagtgcagtattttaactttttaatttatagACAATTACGCTACTGAGATTTCACACTTAAAATCCAAATTCGCAAAAGTGGTTGCCTGCAACTTAAAAGAATGTTCAGAAGCTTCCCCAAAAGCAATTTTGTAAATAACGAAATAATTACTGTATATGAAAATATCACATATTAAAATTCCCGGCTGTCCTTATGCTTGAAAAGAGAGTTCCAAATCAAATCTGCATGAAACCTGCCGTTTTAGTTAGTCACATATGATAGACAGGGGGTATGATTTGAGCAATCagaattcaacagaaaatatgaCGGTGATCCAATTCCTTTACAGCTGGTGCTTTGAAATGACAGTAAAACAAATACTCGCCAGGTTAGGTTCTTAATATTCATGGTCTTCACCATGAAAGCAATTATGATGCTAAATGGCAACGAAAGGTAATTTTAGCgtatttaaaatgcacattatGAAATACATGCGTTTGCTTCCTTTGTGCCTGGATAGGTTACCTTCTATAATGGTGTTTCCTTCTTGTAGTTGAAACTTGGGTCGCTACCTTCAATCTGAAGTTTTAAGGCTTGCTTAAGGCTGAGTTCTGTCTCTGCAGGAGGATAGCCTTCCAGTACTTCCTGATGCCCTCTATCCTGCACCGTTCGTGGGACAGAAACCCTACCGAGAAAAACCTGATTGCTCTGAAGATGGTAATTTGGATTCGTCATAAttccatttctcttcttctgTTCTCCACTCTGTTGGTGAATCAGGAATTGCTGCTGAGATCGACCAACTTCTTGCTGAGCTGGCGGGACCAAAATTTTGCACTGTGGCTCTGCCGGCATTGATTTAAGTGGCACACTTGTCCCAGATTTGGCAATAGGTACTCGTTTATCAAACTGAGTCATTTCATACTCTAACACTTTTGGCTGGGAGgaactattttgttttattttttttccagctgaccCAGATTTGCTGGCGTTGTCCgttttcccccctttgttaGCTTTAGTCGATTTCAAACTAGGTTTTACTTGGCTCCATTCAAATTCACTACTTGGTGAATTATGATTTTGACCTAGGGAATGAGTCGtggaagaaggagaaacaaTAGACTGCCTACTCCTGCTGCGTGGCAGGGAATGCTGCTGTATTTGCTCTGTGAATGACAGGCTGTGGAAACTATCAATAGGCACCGTCTGAGCCGTTGCAGTCGATGATGTGGTGCGGAGAGAAGAATTTTTGGAACTCTTCAGGGAGTTGTTTGATAAAGATGACTTCTGACGGTCAACCGTAGAATCAGGCGACTCAGAAGGAGAACTGAAGGCATGAGCAGGCCCGTTAGATAAGCCACGCATACTAGGCTGCATATCTCCACCAGTACTCCCTGAACTATTGGACTTCATTGTTAATGACTGCATTTTAGAGGAGACTGACTGTAAGGGTTTTTGCTCCATTGTGTGGACTGGAGATGGAGTGCAACCATTCAGAGTAGATGCACCatatttttccagtaatttAATAATCTGAGAGTGTCCATTTTTAGCTGCAACACGCATAGCAGTGCGCCCAAACTGGTCAGCATGATTTGGATCGGCACCATGCTCCAGTAATATCTGGACAACATCAATGTGCCCTTCTTGGGCTGCAATGCAGAGTCCAGTAGCACCTTGATTACACGTATGGTCAACCAGAGCTCCATGCTCAATGAGAAGCTGCACTACCTTCACATGACCTTGCCATGCAGCAGACTGCAAAGCAGATCTCTTCTCATTATCTGCAGCATTCACATCAGCATGGTATGTTATCAGCACCTGTACCATCTCCAAAtggccctgccagcaggaaaCATGGAGTGCTGTTCTTCCCTCAGCATCACTTGCTTCTACGTTTGCaccattttctaaaaaatactcAGCCATTGTAAGCTGGTTTTCTAATGCTAAGATATAAAGTGTTGGCCGGCCATCAGCATCTTTGTAGTTTACATCTGCCCCGTGGCTGAGCAGTAGTTCAACTATATCTCTGTGACCTTCTAAAGCAGCAACCCGGAGAGCGTTTCTCCCATCATAGCCTCTCTGATCAATGTtggatttattttccagtaatATCTGCACACAATCATAGTGACCTTCTTGTGCAGCTAATATGAAAGGTATACGCCCATCATTATCAATTTCATTTGTCCTAGCACCTTGTTCTATCAGGGCTTCACATATCAACCTGTGACCTTCAAAAGCTGCCATATGCAAAGGTGTCCAGCCCGCATCATCTCTATGATTTTCATCTAGCCCCCTGTCCAGCAGAGTCCGTACTACTTCAACATTGCCTTGTGCAGATGCTATGCTCAGAACCGTTCTCCCCTCACTATCAATGCTATCAACAGCTGCACCCCAAAATAGGAGCGTATTCACAACCGAAGCGTGGCCCATGGAGGCTGCTGCCAGAAGCGGTGTACGACCATTGTTGTCTGTGTGATCAACGTCAGCTCCTCCTTCTAGAAGCAGATCAACAACATCTACATGTCCTTCATATGCAGCTACCAGCAGTGGAGTCATGCCATCTTTATCACAATGGTCAACTTCAGCACCACGGTCAATAAGAAGACTAACCACCGAGGCATGTCCCTTACTGGCTGGTACACAAAGGGCAGCGACAGACAGCGCAGTCCTTCCATCCACATCCTCATGGTTCACCTCTGCACCATGATCCAGCAGGTGCTCCACGATCTCTTTATGCCCCATGTATGCAGCTGCAATCAAAGCTGTTCTGCCCTCATTATCAGCTTTATTAACTTCAGCACCATGTTGAAGCAGATTCAACACAATATCTTCATgtcctccccaggctgctgctctcagtgCCGTTCGACTATCAGCGTCTGCACAGTCCACTTTGACTCCAGCGTAAAGGAGCGCAGAAACCACCTCCGTGTGCCCACCCCATGCTGCAGATCGCAATGCCGTCCAACCGTCATGATCGGTGTGATTAACGTTAGCCCCACATCCAATCAAACAATTGACAACCTTGGTATGGCCCTGCCGAGCAGCTAAGGTAAGTGCTGTTTGCCCATGAGTATCTTCTATCTCTAAATCTGCTCCCCTTGAAACCAGTAAGTTAACGACATCGAGATTGCCACTGTACGCTGCATTGGCCAAGAGCGTTCTCCCATTGGAATCGCACTGGTTTACCGATGCTCCGTTGTCTAACAAGGTGCGAATGGAATCTTCTCTCTCCAGAGCCTGCCGAACAATGCAAGATGTGCGGTCATCTTCACTGTTGACGTGAGCACCAGCTTTTACCAGCAGCTGCAAGACTTCTTGTTCTTTAGGAATCAGGGTTGACAGAGAGTCTTTGACAGGTGTGCCATTCCATATCATCCATAAAGCCAGCTCTGAAGTCTCTAACTGTAAATTTGAGTTAATTAGATGCAATGCAAACTCTTGAGCTTCTAACGGTGTTAAATCCTTTGCTCGGCAAGTGTAACTCATTGCCAGCATTCTGTGTCCCTCTGCTGCGTTACATAAGTATTTCTGCGTACAGTGCTTTACATCTAGCAACCATTCTGCAAAACTGTAATGAAACAAGATTTTGGTATTTCCAAGTCCATCAATAAGGACTTTTGACAGGACATCCAATTTGCGTTGAAAGTCTTCCATCGTCAATGTCATATTTTTGGTCCACACTGCATGATACAATTCCGTTGTGGTTAATGGCCTACAGGCTGCAAGAATTACGTTAAGAATAGGCTGGACCTTTGCAAACTGTTTTCTCACAAACAGTCTCTGACAGAGCCAAAGGTATAAGCCATTTAACGTTCCTGGAATATCACGGATCTCTCGTAACATAATAAAATTCTCCACAACTCCATCTAGGACACGTTCCAGATACAAAAAGCAACCACTGCTTTTGATGTGGAGCTgattcagcatttctgcagtttcttttgtGAGATGTTGTCTCAGTGCTTCTTCCTGATCTAAACGATGCAGAATATATTGTTGCACATCTTTCACAATATAAGCCTTTCGCAGATCATCCAGACTTATTTTTCGAAAACCtattaaaagggaagaaagttattattatttctgacCTAGTTTTGCTTAActcagtgttaaaaaaaaaaaaaaaaaaaaaaaagacagacatttctGGGTAGGGAACACCCATAATAATACATTTTGTGTGTACACATAGTGAATGTAAATGAATAATAATAGCAGAGAACTTTGATAATAGACACATTTTTATCATCATCTACTATATAAGAATAAATGCTACTAATGAAGAAAATTTCCAAGATCACTTTGAATCAGGCATTGTGTGTCTACTTTGAATAATACCAAATACTGAAGCAAAACCACTAAAACTGCAACCAAAATAGGATTATTAagtattattaaattattaaaggaATAATCCCTTCTCCAATGTGGTTAACAACGGaattccaaataattttcagctatTTAGTTTACGATGACTATTAATATAATTATAGAAGATGTTATTCACACCTGGTGCACATGCATGATGAAATGTACATAAATCTCTAACTTGATCATgttagtttcttttaaaaagttttatgatacaggaaagaaagacactcaaaaatagttttaaatttctttacACTCTGTGCACTGAAAATTACCTAATTTTTTCAAATAAGGACTGAGTTTCAGATAAATACGCTGGTTCTTTGGTAGGTGACTCACTGTATAAGGAAACAGGTTTTCTCACAGTCATATGATCTCATTGTTTTTGCAATCCGTTTACtctttagaggaaaaaaggaaattatttcatacATGCATACCATGTACATCTCCCTACACATGCACACGTATGCACCCTTCTGcccaaaccaaagaaaactgttcttcaCATGTGCTAAGAAGTCCCTAGGGCAACCTTGGTGGCCGTAAGGCTCTGAAGAATGAGGTGGAACGAAGATCTAGTTGTATGGACTACAGGGCTATCTCTGTCATTAAAGACATTTGCTTTGGTAGTGCCAAGTTAAGCATGTGACAAAGACCTACCCTTTTTGATTAATGACGTATTACGTGTTACATTGTTGGAACACTACTTTTCTGGAAGCTATGGGAAAACCACAGAGGtcacaggcacagcagcttAAACTACCGTGTTTTAGGCCAGAGCTGTACCTCCCTTCTCCAGGGACAGGCTGTAATCTCTTCCTCCAGTGTAGCAGACCGCACACATTTCCTTACAGTCAGCTCAGCTAGTCGTAAAAACCCCAACTTTGCTTTTCAAACCAATGCAGTTCCTAGCCTCCAAATTGtactgaaggaaaagcaacCACAGAGCAGCGCATTCAATGCAATTTTGGTCCCATCTCCACGAAACAATTTGAATTGAGACCCTGAAGAATGTTACTTTCAGATCTAgttttttattgtctttaaaCATTCTGTGGATCGAGCTGCTCAGTCTGGGAACTCGTTCTGACTGACAATTCAGCCTGATAAGAACACTGAATTTTTTGTTCCCGGGTATCTTCAGCAGAGGTTCTGAATGTCACATTACGGTCACTCTGTTAACTGTGTAGTCTACATGAGCACTGTA comes from Falco naumanni isolate bFalNau1 chromosome 1, bFalNau1.pat, whole genome shotgun sequence and encodes:
- the ANKRD50 gene encoding ankyrin repeat domain-containing protein 50; the encoded protein is MAQTSLLQGKQFYCREWVFHKLQHCLQEKANCSSIAANKPSLVANSGNNTSVVSGKGAAWGVLLVGGPGSGKTALCTELLWPSSPANLQRGLHRQALAFHFCRAQDSDTLCVGGFIRGLVTQICHSGLIQGYEDKLRDPAIQSLLQPGECERNPAEAFKRCILLPLLGMKPPQQSLFLLIDSVDEGCNVSEGEQTSTSLSGTIAELLAGHFEFFPPWLLLLCSARKQSKAVTKMFTGFRKISLDDLRKAYIVKDVQQYILHRLDQEEALRQHLTKETAEMLNQLHIKSSGCFLYLERVLDGVVENFIMLREIRDIPGTLNGLYLWLCQRLFVRKQFAKVQPILNVILAACRPLTTTELYHAVWTKNMTLTMEDFQRKLDVLSKVLIDGLGNTKILFHYSFAEWLLDVKHCTQKYLCNAAEGHRMLAMSYTCRAKDLTPLEAQEFALHLINSNLQLETSELALWMIWNGTPVKDSLSTLIPKEQEVLQLLVKAGAHVNSEDDRTSCIVRQALEREDSIRTLLDNGASVNQCDSNGRTLLANAAYSGNLDVVNLLVSRGADLEIEDTHGQTALTLAARQGHTKVVNCLIGCGANVNHTDHDGWTALRSAAWGGHTEVVSALLYAGVKVDCADADSRTALRAAAWGGHEDIVLNLLQHGAEVNKADNEGRTALIAAAYMGHKEIVEHLLDHGAEVNHEDVDGRTALSVAALCVPASKGHASVVSLLIDRGAEVDHCDKDGMTPLLVAAYEGHVDVVDLLLEGGADVDHTDNNGRTPLLAAASMGHASVVNTLLFWGAAVDSIDSEGRTVLSIASAQGNVEVVRTLLDRGLDENHRDDAGWTPLHMAAFEGHRLICEALIEQGARTNEIDNDGRIPFILAAQEGHYDCVQILLENKSNIDQRGYDGRNALRVAALEGHRDIVELLLSHGADVNYKDADGRPTLYILALENQLTMAEYFLENGANVEASDAEGRTALHVSCWQGHLEMVQVLITYHADVNAADNEKRSALQSAAWQGHVKVVQLLIEHGALVDHTCNQGATGLCIAAQEGHIDVVQILLEHGADPNHADQFGRTAMRVAAKNGHSQIIKLLEKYGASTLNGCTPSPVHTMEQKPLQSVSSKMQSLTMKSNSSGSTGGDMQPSMRGLSNGPAHAFSSPSESPDSTVDRQKSSLSNNSLKSSKNSSLRTTSSTATAQTVPIDSFHSLSFTEQIQQHSLPRSRSRQSIVSPSSTTHSLGQNHNSPSSEFEWSQVKPSLKSTKANKGGKTDNASKSGSAGKKIKQNSSSQPKVLEYEMTQFDKRVPIAKSGTSVPLKSMPAEPQCKILVPPAQQEVGRSQQQFLIHQQSGEQKKRNGIMTNPNYHLQSNQVFLGRVSVPRTVQDRGHQEVLEGYPPAETELSLKQALKLQIEGSDPSFNYKKETPL